A genomic window from Diceros bicornis minor isolate mBicDic1 chromosome 35, mDicBic1.mat.cur, whole genome shotgun sequence includes:
- the CAMKK2 gene encoding calcium/calmodulin-dependent protein kinase kinase 2 isoform X2, whose protein sequence is MSSCVSSQPSSDRAAPQDELGGGGSSSEGQKPCEALRGLSTLSIRLGMESFIVVTECEPGCAVDRGLARARALEADGQEVPLDASGSQARPHLSGRKLSLQERSQLDANGRCAHPALPSSPVGSPQSSPRLPRRPTVESHHVSITGMQDCVQLNQYTLKDEIGKGSYGVVKLAYNENDNTYYAMKVLSKKKLIRQAGFPRRPPPRGTRPAPGGCIQPRGPIEQVYQEIAILKKLDHPNVVKLVEVLDDPNEDHLYMVFELVNQGPVMEVPTLKPLSEDQARFYFQDLIKGIEYLHYQKIIHRDIKPSNLLVGEDGHIKIADFGVSNEFKGSDALLSNTVGTPAFMAPESLSETRKIFSGKALDVWAMGVTLYCFVFGQCPFMDERIMCLHSKIKSQALEFPDQPDIAEDLKDLITRMLDKNPESRIVVPEIKLHPWVTRHGAEPLPSEDENCTLVEVTEEEVENSVKHIPSLATVILVKTMIRKRSFGNPFEGSRREERSLSAPGNLLMKQGSEDSLRGPAPPPVGEEEVLL, encoded by the exons ATGTCATCATGCGTCTCTAGCCAGCCTAGCAGTGACCGGGCCGCCCCCCAGGATGAgctggggggcgggggcagcAGCAGCGAAGGCCAGAAGCCCTGTGAGGCCCTGCGGGGCCTCTCGACCCTGAGCATCCGCCTGGGCATGGAGTCCTTCATCGTGGTCACCGAGTGTGAGCCGGGCTGTGCCGTAGACCGTGGCCTGGCCCGGGCCCGGGCCCTGGAGGCCGATGGCCAAGAGGTCCCCCTCGACGCCTCCGGGTCCCAGGCCCGGCCCCACCTCTCGGGTCGCAAGCTCTCCCTGCAGGAGCGGTCCCAGTTGGACGCGAATGGACGCTGCGCGCACCccgccctgccctcctcgccgGTCGGCTCCCCGCAGTCGTCGCCGCGGCTGCCCCGGCGGCCCACGGTGGAGTCCCACCACGTCTCCATCACCGGCATGCAG GATTGTGTACAGCTGAATCAGTACACACTGAAGGATGAAATTGGAAAG GGCTCCTATGGCGTGGTCAAGTTGGCCTACAATGAAAATGACAATACCTACTAT GCGATGAAGGTGCTGTCCAAAAAGAAGCTGATACGACAGGCGGGCTTTCCAC GtcgccccccaccccgaggcaCCCGGCCAGCCCCGGGGGGCTGCATCCAGCCCAGGGGCCCCATTGAGCAGGTGTACCAGGAAATCGCCATCCTCAAGAAGCTGGACCACCCCAACGTGGTGAAGCTggtggag GTCCTGGATGACCCCAATGAGGACCATCTGTACATGG TGTTTGAACTGGTCAACCAAGG GCCTGTGATGGAAGTGCCCACCCTCAAACCGCTCTCTGAAGATCAGGCCCGTTTCTACTTCCAGGATCTGATCAAGGGCATCGAGTACT TACACTACCAGAAGATCATCCACCGGGACATCAAACCTTCCAACCTGCTGGTGGGAGAAGATGGGCACATCAAGATTGCCGACTTTGGTGTGAGCAATGAGTTCAAGGGCAGTGATGCGCTTCTCTCTAACACTGTGGGCACGCCCGCCTTCATGGCACCCGAGTCACTCTCGGAGACCCGGAAGATCTTCTCTGGGAAG gcCTTGGATGTTTGGGCCATGGGTGTGACGCTGTACTGCTTTGTGTTTGGCCAG TGCCCGTTCATGGATGAGCGGATCATGTGTCTACACAGTAAGATCAAGAGTCAGGCCTTGGAATTTCCAGATCA gcccgACATAGCCGAGGACTTGAAGGACCTGATCACCCGCATGCTGGACAAGAACCCCGAGTCCAGGATCGTGGTGCCGGAGATCAAG CTGCACCCCTGGGTCACGAGGCACGGGGCGGAGCCGTTGCCATCGGAGGACGAGAACTGCACGCTGGTCGAGGTGACTGAAGAGGAGGTCGAGAATTCGGTCAAACACATTCCCAGCCTGGCGACCGTG ATCCTGGTGAAGACCATGATACGAAAACGCTCCTTTGGGAACCCGTTCGAGGGCAGCCGGCGGGAGGAGCGCTCGTTGTCAGCACCTGGAAACCTGCTCAT GAAGCAAGGCAGCGAAGACAGCCTCcggggccccgccccgccccctgtaGGGGAGGAGGAAGTGCTCTTGTGA
- the CAMKK2 gene encoding calcium/calmodulin-dependent protein kinase kinase 2 isoform X1: protein MSSCVSSQPSSDRAAPQDELGGGGSSSEGQKPCEALRGLSTLSIRLGMESFIVVTECEPGCAVDRGLARARALEADGQEVPLDASGSQARPHLSGRKLSLQERSQLDANGRCAHPALPSSPVGSPQSSPRLPRRPTVESHHVSITGMQDCVQLNQYTLKDEIGKGSYGVVKLAYNENDNTYYAMKVLSKKKLIRQAGFPRRPPPRGTRPAPGGCIQPRGPIEQVYQEIAILKKLDHPNVVKLVEVLDDPNEDHLYMVFELVNQGPVMEVPTLKPLSEDQARFYFQDLIKGIEYLHYQKIIHRDIKPSNLLVGEDGHIKIADFGVSNEFKGSDALLSNTVGTPAFMAPESLSETRKIFSGKALDVWAMGVTLYCFVFGQCPFMDERIMCLHSKIKSQALEFPDQPDIAEDLKDLITRMLDKNPESRIVVPEIKILVKTMIRKRSFGNPFEGSRREERSLSAPGNLLMKQGSEDSLRGPAPPPVGEEEVLL from the exons ATGTCATCATGCGTCTCTAGCCAGCCTAGCAGTGACCGGGCCGCCCCCCAGGATGAgctggggggcgggggcagcAGCAGCGAAGGCCAGAAGCCCTGTGAGGCCCTGCGGGGCCTCTCGACCCTGAGCATCCGCCTGGGCATGGAGTCCTTCATCGTGGTCACCGAGTGTGAGCCGGGCTGTGCCGTAGACCGTGGCCTGGCCCGGGCCCGGGCCCTGGAGGCCGATGGCCAAGAGGTCCCCCTCGACGCCTCCGGGTCCCAGGCCCGGCCCCACCTCTCGGGTCGCAAGCTCTCCCTGCAGGAGCGGTCCCAGTTGGACGCGAATGGACGCTGCGCGCACCccgccctgccctcctcgccgGTCGGCTCCCCGCAGTCGTCGCCGCGGCTGCCCCGGCGGCCCACGGTGGAGTCCCACCACGTCTCCATCACCGGCATGCAG GATTGTGTACAGCTGAATCAGTACACACTGAAGGATGAAATTGGAAAG GGCTCCTATGGCGTGGTCAAGTTGGCCTACAATGAAAATGACAATACCTACTAT GCGATGAAGGTGCTGTCCAAAAAGAAGCTGATACGACAGGCGGGCTTTCCAC GtcgccccccaccccgaggcaCCCGGCCAGCCCCGGGGGGCTGCATCCAGCCCAGGGGCCCCATTGAGCAGGTGTACCAGGAAATCGCCATCCTCAAGAAGCTGGACCACCCCAACGTGGTGAAGCTggtggag GTCCTGGATGACCCCAATGAGGACCATCTGTACATGG TGTTTGAACTGGTCAACCAAGG GCCTGTGATGGAAGTGCCCACCCTCAAACCGCTCTCTGAAGATCAGGCCCGTTTCTACTTCCAGGATCTGATCAAGGGCATCGAGTACT TACACTACCAGAAGATCATCCACCGGGACATCAAACCTTCCAACCTGCTGGTGGGAGAAGATGGGCACATCAAGATTGCCGACTTTGGTGTGAGCAATGAGTTCAAGGGCAGTGATGCGCTTCTCTCTAACACTGTGGGCACGCCCGCCTTCATGGCACCCGAGTCACTCTCGGAGACCCGGAAGATCTTCTCTGGGAAG gcCTTGGATGTTTGGGCCATGGGTGTGACGCTGTACTGCTTTGTGTTTGGCCAG TGCCCGTTCATGGATGAGCGGATCATGTGTCTACACAGTAAGATCAAGAGTCAGGCCTTGGAATTTCCAGATCA gcccgACATAGCCGAGGACTTGAAGGACCTGATCACCCGCATGCTGGACAAGAACCCCGAGTCCAGGATCGTGGTGCCGGAGATCAAG ATCCTGGTGAAGACCATGATACGAAAACGCTCCTTTGGGAACCCGTTCGAGGGCAGCCGGCGGGAGGAGCGCTCGTTGTCAGCACCTGGAAACCTGCTCAT GAAGCAAGGCAGCGAAGACAGCCTCcggggccccgccccgccccctgtaGGGGAGGAGGAAGTGCTCTTGTGA